The proteins below are encoded in one region of Naumovozyma castellii chromosome 6, complete genome:
- the YEN1 gene encoding crossover junction endodeoxyribonuclease (ancestral locus Anc_3.540), translating to MGVPQIWEYLRPYTEDNRLPFRHFVSDFRGKHGRSPRIAIDAYNWLFECGFIKSHGNSIKYNSQGTLPKAILNFISRLKDLLSLDVTFLLVFDGPMKPSFKNNFMNESDATLDFNQIDMIEYMKQWELHIQYHKDNATGCLTSTNHQPEFMSCITTILRAMNISFLESCGEGEAQCAWLQINGYVDFIWTNDSDTLIFGGTKLLKNYSKSLDDVGMTSTKASPSKSRSPSRSPSKSPSRSPTRIPQQETTGGLSREYFVTEVDLNRISLETEGRLGRWPLLFFSILSGADYNQGVKGLGKAKAMKLAQLSNPNFALRFRDIFASLETDVSERTLKYAEFQQDVFHYCQDHSKSLFGRNYSSMLSTNGFEDWPTDLVVLHYFHPFTAGTLNHSIFNSNHSNVSGNLGYDLIKFNELGDYLKTFNLPGVTHFDKWFHETMHQSFLLHFILYSKSSFDSILKITEEKELLINNEARFKRPYWKIRYKAFLSNISPPIEPIQSPTKQTRSPSKRQTDIRNFPFSMWLPKEMIPRTHVLVKNYEKEEQDRLNEELAKESKLKSKSRSPRKKNKYVQKNNLDVFLQKHASPIKDVSSLSELKNPVLEPVKRKLFVEDNDDSDNGHPEIINLDESFHDDSLIVLEENNSANPVIHNSPTKRLLEVDKDDVIDRNTDIEESPLKRTHRDDLPEKKTLQLSFREDYSTDQFTNRPVLKNTVTFERTPSVLDQLVSDAQKTMQDDFDTSDSSLEL from the coding sequence ATGGGTGTTCCACAAATATGGGAATACCTAAGACCATATACCGAAGACAATCGGCTACCCTTCCGTCACTTTGTGTCTGATTTCAGAGGGAAACATGGGAGATCACCACGGATAGCCATCGATGCCTATAATTGGCTTTTTGAATGTGGGTTCATCAAATCACATGGCAATTCTATCAAATACAACTCTCAGGGAACATTACCGAAGGCAATCTTGAACTTCATCTCCAGATTGAAGGACTTATTAAGCCTAGATGTCACCTTTTTGCTTGTCTTTGATGGACCCATGAAACCAAGtttcaagaacaatttCATGAATGAGTCTGATGCTACCTTGGATTTTAATCAAATAGATATGATAGAATATATGAAACAATGGGAGCTGCACATACAATATCATAAGGACAATGCTACCGGATGTTTGACATCTACAAATCACCAACCTGAATTTATGAGTTGTATTACGACAATACTTAGAGCTATGaacatttcatttttaGAGAGTTGTGGGGAGGGAGAAGCCCAATGTGCCTGGCTACAGATAAATGGGTATGTTGATTTTATATGGACTAACGATTCTGATACACTAATATTTGGAGGCACCAAgctattgaaaaattattctaAATCGTTAGATGATGTAGGTATGACATCTACCAAGGCAAGTCCATCGAAAAGCAGGAGTCCCAGCAGAAGTCCCAGCAAAAGTCCCAGCAGAAGTCCAACAAGAATTCCACAACAAGAGACTACAGGTGGTTTATCCagagaatattttgttaCAGAGGTAGATCTCAATAGAATTTCATTAGAGACCGAGGGGAGATTAGGTCGTTGGCCTCTTTTATTCTTTAGTATACTGTCAGGCGCAGATTATAATCAAGGTGTAAAAGGATTGGGTAAGGCAAAGGCTATGAAATTAGCTCAGTTATCGAACCCAAATTTTGCTCTCAGGTTCAGAGATATCTTTGCAAGTTTGGAAACAGATGTAAGTGAAAgaactttgaaatatgcAGAATTTCAACAAGATGTCTTCCATTATTGTCAAGACCATTCTAAATCGTTATTCGGTCGaaattattcttcaatgttaAGCACTAATGGGTTCGAAGACTGGCCTACTGATCTAGTTGTATtgcattattttcatcctttTACAGCCGGGACCCTTAATCAttctattttcaattcaaatcaCTCGAATGTGAGTGGCAATTTGGGTTATGATCTGataaaattcaatgaaCTCGgagattatttgaaaacattTAACCTTCCAGGTGTTACACATTTTGATAAGTGGTTCCATGAAACCATGCATCAATCATTTCTCTTACATTTCAttctttattcaaaaagttCATTTGATAGTATTTTAAAAATCACTGAGGAGAAGGAGCTTCTCATCAACAATGAGGCAAGATTCAAGAGGCCTTATTGGAAAATCCGTTATAAAGCATTCCTTTCAAACATATCACCGCCAATTGAACCTATTCAGTCTCCTACGAAACAAACAAGAAGTCCCAGTAAAAGACAAACAGATATTAGAAATTTCCCATTTTCTATGTGGCTACCGAAAGAGATGATCCCCCGAACACATGTACTGGTTAAGAACtatgaaaaagaagaacaagacCGATTAAACGAAGAATTGGCGAAGGAATCGAAACTAAAATCAAAGTCCAGATCgccaagaaagaaaaataaatatgtccaaaaaaataaccTTGACGTATTCCTTCAAAAGCATGCATCTCCAATAAAAGACGTAAGCAGTTTGAGCGAATTAAAAAATCCGGTTTTAGAACCCgtaaaaagaaaattatttgttgaagataatgatgatagTGATAATGGACACCCTGAAATCATTAACCTTGATGAAAGTTTTCATGATGATTCACTCATCGTATTAGAAGAGAATAATAGTGCGAATCCCGTAATTCACAATTCACCTACTAAACGTTTGCTGGAAGTCGATAAAGACGATGTTATAGACAGGAATACcgatattgaagaatctCCTTTGAAGAGAACACATAGAGA